The Rhodopirellula islandica genome includes a region encoding these proteins:
- a CDS encoding DUF1553 domain-containing protein — protein sequence MLRWRCALERGMRIGPLALLSCLCLSGVVADVASGAEPVKANSPTPGDESPVDFNSQIRPILVANCTSCHGGVKQAGDVSFIYPEQVLPPDGWIVEPGDPDASILIERITTEDADTRMPPPDEHPDPLSPEDIELLRRWIAEGAPWQNMWALTPLTPAVSSVASELASKEGPSWGTQSLDQIVLANLKAKDQTPSEEAPAEQWLRRTSFDLIGLPPSEAQLKGFLSKLESASSPNEKEAAYAAQVDAMLAESHFGERWASVWMDLARYADSMGFEKDPHRDMWPYRDWLIEAFNADMPYDEFTIKQLAGDLVEDATAEDWIATAFHRNTQTNTEGGTDDEEFRIAALIDRVNTTWTVWQASTFGCVQCHSHPYDPIEHNEYYSSLAMFNDTMDVDLPDDYPTIRIPNDPSQLEHAIGVQRRAEELRHQRNAVGWNVTRTAKWQSVAPTSFATTDGKLKQVGNQIVTDGGTFPPGTKYTIELDLESLQTQLGEQSLSAMKLDILPLSDDPAQWPEQGSVLSELTAEWIDAEGKATPVEWAGVIVDAITGSTEPEDVLRGNASGAGEYPKLTGPRQTVFVMREPSSWESLSEKSIQTLRLSMRQSHSTSGNVATPIRRLEWFATSDEEASQLLASDEWKQLSESLQQARKEASQVQGPKLPIVSNRPVSAGRDTRVFVRGNWMEHGEQVDPAIPVAFVQGTSVRPADVKNRLDLAQWLVSNDNPLTPRVWANRVWAQLFGIGLVETQEDFGSSGLQPTHPQLLDHLALRLRDEHRWHLKPFLRELVLSSTYRQTHHVSKELQQADPRNQWLARGPRTRLTAEMVRDQALAVSGLLTEQIGGPSVMPPQPDGVWQTVYSGASWKTAAGPERYRRALYTYWRRTSPYPSFLTFDSPTRDLCAPRRIATNTPLQALVTLNDPVYAECSSALVGQATAAESMDASDLIESQIARMFVLVTQSQPTEWELHELKALYDDLDETSGVPQGDGKLNVDQNALAIVASTILNLDKALTK from the coding sequence ATGCTCCGCTGGAGATGTGCCCTCGAACGCGGCATGCGGATCGGTCCGCTTGCCTTGCTAAGCTGCCTGTGCCTGAGTGGCGTCGTGGCGGACGTGGCTTCGGGTGCGGAACCAGTCAAAGCAAACAGTCCCACACCCGGCGACGAATCCCCGGTTGATTTCAATTCTCAGATTCGCCCGATCCTGGTCGCGAATTGCACGTCGTGTCACGGTGGGGTGAAACAAGCCGGTGACGTCTCGTTCATCTATCCTGAGCAAGTCCTGCCGCCGGATGGATGGATCGTGGAACCAGGCGACCCGGACGCGTCGATCCTGATCGAACGGATCACGACCGAAGATGCCGACACACGCATGCCGCCGCCGGATGAGCATCCCGATCCGCTGTCGCCGGAAGACATCGAGTTGCTGCGTCGCTGGATTGCCGAAGGAGCCCCGTGGCAGAACATGTGGGCGCTCACGCCGTTGACTCCCGCCGTGTCTTCCGTCGCTTCCGAGCTGGCCAGCAAAGAGGGCCCCAGTTGGGGAACCCAGTCGCTCGATCAAATCGTGCTGGCAAATTTGAAAGCCAAGGATCAAACGCCGAGCGAAGAAGCACCCGCGGAGCAGTGGCTCCGGCGAACCTCGTTTGATCTGATTGGATTGCCACCGTCGGAAGCACAACTCAAGGGGTTTCTCTCAAAGCTGGAATCAGCGTCTTCGCCGAACGAGAAAGAAGCTGCCTACGCGGCGCAGGTCGACGCGATGCTGGCCGAGTCTCATTTTGGTGAACGATGGGCATCCGTGTGGATGGACCTCGCTCGCTACGCTGACTCGATGGGGTTCGAAAAAGATCCGCATCGTGACATGTGGCCTTACCGCGATTGGTTGATCGAAGCCTTCAATGCCGACATGCCCTACGACGAATTCACCATCAAGCAATTGGCGGGTGACTTGGTCGAAGACGCGACGGCGGAAGACTGGATCGCAACCGCCTTTCATCGCAACACGCAAACCAACACCGAGGGCGGGACCGACGACGAAGAGTTTCGTATCGCCGCGTTGATCGACCGCGTCAACACGACTTGGACCGTGTGGCAGGCCAGCACCTTTGGTTGCGTGCAGTGCCATTCGCATCCGTACGATCCGATCGAGCACAACGAATACTACTCGTCGTTGGCGATGTTCAACGACACGATGGATGTGGATCTCCCAGATGATTATCCCACCATTCGGATCCCCAACGATCCATCACAATTGGAACACGCGATTGGTGTGCAGCGACGAGCCGAAGAGCTGCGTCATCAACGCAATGCAGTTGGATGGAACGTCACCCGCACCGCGAAATGGCAGTCGGTTGCGCCAACTTCGTTTGCAACCACCGACGGCAAACTGAAGCAGGTCGGCAATCAGATCGTCACGGATGGTGGCACCTTCCCGCCTGGCACGAAGTACACGATCGAGCTGGATCTCGAGAGTTTGCAAACTCAATTGGGTGAGCAGTCTTTGTCGGCGATGAAGCTGGACATCTTGCCGCTCAGCGATGATCCAGCTCAGTGGCCCGAACAAGGTTCCGTGCTCAGCGAACTCACTGCCGAATGGATCGACGCCGAAGGCAAGGCGACCCCGGTCGAGTGGGCCGGCGTCATCGTGGATGCGATCACCGGCAGCACTGAACCGGAAGATGTTCTTCGCGGCAACGCGTCGGGTGCCGGCGAATACCCGAAGCTGACTGGACCACGGCAAACCGTGTTCGTGATGCGAGAACCGAGTTCCTGGGAATCACTGAGTGAGAAGTCGATCCAAACGCTGCGGTTGAGCATGCGTCAGTCGCACTCGACCTCGGGAAACGTCGCCACACCGATCCGTCGATTGGAATGGTTCGCGACATCGGACGAGGAAGCCAGCCAGTTGCTCGCCAGCGACGAGTGGAAACAGCTCAGCGAGTCGCTTCAACAGGCCCGCAAGGAAGCGTCGCAGGTCCAAGGTCCCAAGCTGCCAATCGTTTCCAATCGTCCGGTATCCGCCGGGCGAGACACACGTGTGTTCGTGCGTGGGAATTGGATGGAACATGGGGAACAGGTTGATCCGGCCATTCCCGTGGCCTTCGTCCAAGGCACCTCGGTTCGTCCCGCGGACGTGAAGAACCGCTTGGACCTGGCACAATGGTTGGTTTCCAATGACAACCCGCTGACCCCGCGAGTTTGGGCCAACCGAGTGTGGGCTCAGTTGTTCGGAATTGGGTTGGTGGAAACGCAAGAGGACTTTGGATCCAGCGGTCTGCAGCCGACCCATCCGCAGTTGCTCGATCACCTGGCCCTGCGACTGCGAGACGAGCACCGTTGGCACCTGAAACCGTTCCTGCGTGAGTTGGTGTTGTCATCGACTTATCGCCAAACGCATCACGTCAGCAAAGAACTGCAGCAGGCCGATCCTCGAAATCAGTGGTTGGCTCGCGGACCGCGAACGCGATTGACTGCCGAGATGGTTCGCGATCAAGCGTTGGCTGTGTCAGGATTGTTGACCGAGCAAATCGGTGGCCCGTCCGTCATGCCGCCCCAACCCGATGGCGTTTGGCAGACCGTTTACAGTGGGGCGTCTTGGAAAACGGCGGCCGGCCCCGAGCGTTATCGACGGGCGCTTTACACTTACTGGCGACGAACGAGTCCCTACCCGAGTTTCTTGACCTTCGATTCACCCACGCGAGATCTGTGTGCACCACGGCGAATCGCGACCAACACGCCTCTGCAAGCCTTGGTGACGCTGAATGACCCCGTCTACGCCGAATGTAGCAGCGCGTTGGTGGGTCAAGCCACCGCAGCGGAATCCATGGACGCCAGCGATCTGATCGAATCACAAATCGCTCGGATGTTCGTGCTGGTGACCCAAAGCCAACCGACGGAATGGGAACTTCATGAATTGAAGGCACTCTACGACGACTTGGACGAAACCAGCGGCGTCCCACAAGGCGACGGCAAACTCAACGTGGACCAGAACGCACTTGCGATTGTGGCCAGCACCATTTTGAATCTCGACAAAGCACTGACCAAATGA
- a CDS encoding DUF1501 domain-containing protein, with translation MNPLNDSVRHGLLEWQTRRHFLQNCSLGLAGMWLGSQANPVRGEAAQSGVTAPRLAPHFPPKAKRVIFLHMAGGPSQLELFDYKPDLQQLDGQDTPASFLEGKRFAFIQGVPKLLGPQFPFAQHGESGAWVSDRLPHFQSVVDKVCFVKSMHTTQFNHGPAQLLLHTGSQNLGSASFGAWTMYGLGSENQNLPGFVVLVSGGKTPSAGKSVWGSGFLPSVHQGVQCRSKGDPVLYLSNPEGVSRVQRRRALDTLAKLNRETFEQTGDAEVLTRISQYEMAFRMQTSATEAFDLTQETADVHAMYGTKPGEESFANNCLLARRLAERDVRFIQLFHWGWDSHGAGANEAINKGFHDRCREVDQPMTALLKDLDQRGLLEDTLVVWGGEFGRTPMRENRGGREMKLIGRDHNPGSFTMWFAGGGIKPGVSIGHTDDIGYEAVENKVSPHDLHATLQHLLGIDHHKLTYMSQGLPQRLSNVTQPSRIVTDMFA, from the coding sequence ATGAATCCTCTCAACGACTCTGTGCGTCATGGTTTGTTGGAATGGCAAACACGGCGACACTTTTTGCAGAACTGCTCGCTCGGTTTGGCCGGGATGTGGTTGGGCAGTCAAGCCAACCCTGTTCGCGGTGAGGCCGCGCAATCCGGTGTCACGGCACCGAGGTTGGCACCGCATTTCCCACCCAAAGCCAAACGTGTGATCTTCCTGCACATGGCGGGCGGACCGAGCCAGTTGGAATTGTTTGACTACAAACCGGACTTGCAACAACTCGATGGGCAAGACACACCAGCCAGCTTCTTAGAAGGAAAACGTTTCGCCTTCATTCAGGGCGTCCCAAAATTGCTGGGGCCGCAATTCCCCTTTGCACAACATGGCGAAAGTGGGGCTTGGGTTTCCGATCGACTGCCCCACTTTCAATCGGTGGTCGACAAAGTTTGCTTCGTCAAATCGATGCACACAACTCAGTTCAATCACGGTCCCGCTCAGTTGTTGTTGCACACCGGCAGTCAAAATCTTGGCTCCGCGTCCTTTGGTGCATGGACGATGTACGGCCTCGGCAGCGAGAACCAGAACCTGCCCGGGTTTGTTGTCCTGGTCTCCGGCGGCAAAACACCGTCGGCGGGAAAGAGCGTTTGGGGATCGGGCTTCCTGCCTTCCGTGCACCAAGGCGTCCAGTGCCGCAGCAAGGGCGACCCGGTGCTGTACCTTTCCAATCCGGAAGGTGTCAGCCGCGTCCAGCGACGTCGTGCATTGGATACGCTGGCGAAACTCAACCGAGAAACGTTTGAGCAAACCGGTGACGCCGAGGTGCTGACGCGAATTTCTCAGTATGAAATGGCGTTCCGGATGCAGACCAGTGCGACCGAAGCGTTTGACCTGACTCAGGAAACCGCCGACGTTCATGCGATGTACGGGACCAAGCCCGGCGAAGAATCGTTTGCGAACAATTGTTTGCTCGCTCGCCGACTGGCTGAACGCGACGTGCGTTTCATTCAACTGTTTCACTGGGGTTGGGACTCCCACGGTGCCGGTGCCAACGAAGCGATCAACAAAGGGTTCCACGATCGTTGTCGTGAAGTCGACCAGCCGATGACGGCGCTGCTGAAAGACTTGGATCAACGTGGCCTGCTGGAAGACACGTTGGTTGTCTGGGGCGGCGAGTTTGGTCGAACACCGATGCGAGAGAATCGTGGCGGTCGCGAGATGAAGTTGATCGGTCGCGACCACAATCCGGGTTCGTTCACGATGTGGTTTGCGGGTGGCGGAATCAAACCCGGTGTTTCGATCGGGCACACGGACGACATCGGTTACGAGGCGGTCGAGAACAAAGTTTCGCCTCACGACTTGCACGCGACGCTTCAGCATCTGCTGGGCATCGATCATCACAAACTGACTTACATGAGCCAGGGCCTGCCGCAACGATTGTCCAACGTGACCCAGCCTTCACGGATCGTGACGGACATGTTCGCTTGA
- a CDS encoding tetratricopeptide repeat protein yields MIATARLSIRCSAVLLGLLIASPVMAQTDRLYPRGGEVVLGKIKSISKNGIVMSVSGKDQTFNAGAIEKVLFQGDPGGLTQGREFAIDNQFDQAIAELKTVDASKLNRAPQKADFAYYVMYCQAQQALSGNGDLRASATAALNFIKQNTGSWHFYDTAKLLGDLAVKLGSYDQASKYYGSLRNAPSSETKIESLYLNALVKLKQDKDAEAASDLQKIVSIGVQSPEGARLQTLSKAALAIATAKQGKGQEALDMVNELIAKLNPTDTETAAEIYNAQGASYAAMGDTEGALLAYLHTQLMFSTHPGPHSEALKQLADLWTKVGKPDRAAEARSELQQRYPGLSG; encoded by the coding sequence ATGATTGCCACCGCTCGTCTTTCCATTCGCTGCAGTGCCGTTTTGCTCGGTTTGCTGATTGCGTCCCCCGTCATGGCGCAAACCGACCGGCTGTACCCGCGCGGTGGCGAGGTTGTCTTGGGAAAGATCAAATCCATCAGCAAGAACGGCATTGTGATGTCGGTGTCCGGCAAGGACCAAACGTTCAACGCCGGTGCGATTGAGAAGGTGCTCTTCCAAGGCGATCCCGGTGGCCTGACCCAAGGCCGTGAATTCGCAATCGACAATCAATTCGATCAAGCGATTGCAGAACTCAAGACTGTCGATGCCAGCAAACTGAACCGCGCCCCTCAGAAAGCGGACTTCGCCTACTACGTGATGTACTGCCAAGCCCAACAGGCATTGTCCGGCAATGGCGACTTGCGAGCCTCGGCAACCGCCGCACTCAACTTCATCAAGCAAAACACGGGCTCTTGGCACTTCTACGACACAGCCAAACTGCTCGGTGACTTGGCGGTCAAGTTGGGTTCGTACGACCAAGCGTCGAAGTACTACGGGTCGCTTCGCAATGCTCCCTCGTCGGAAACCAAAATCGAATCGCTGTATCTCAATGCGTTGGTCAAACTGAAACAAGACAAAGACGCCGAGGCCGCCAGCGACTTGCAAAAGATCGTCAGCATTGGTGTCCAATCGCCCGAGGGTGCGCGCCTGCAGACGCTGTCCAAAGCAGCCCTGGCCATCGCCACGGCGAAACAAGGCAAAGGGCAAGAGGCACTCGACATGGTCAACGAACTGATTGCCAAGTTGAATCCGACGGACACCGAGACGGCCGCTGAGATCTACAACGCTCAAGGAGCCAGCTACGCGGCCATGGGCGACACCGAAGGAGCCTTGCTCGCCTACCTGCACACCCAACTCATGTTCTCGACTCACCCCGGCCCGCACTCCGAAGCTCTGAAGCAACTCGCGGATCTGTGGACCAAAGTCGGCAAACCCGACCGCGCCGCCGAAGCCCGCTCCGAACTGCAACAACGCTACCCCGGCCTAAGCGGCTGA